A single Lactuca sativa cultivar Salinas chromosome 8, Lsat_Salinas_v11, whole genome shotgun sequence DNA region contains:
- the LOC111906131 gene encoding early nodulin-93 — MPSVDQKLAMAKNCSHEGVVAGAKAAVLATIATAIPTMASARMVPWAKAHLNHTAQALIVSTMAGAAYFIVADKTILKSARRNSFDNADQP, encoded by the exons ATGCCTTCAGTTGACCAAAAGCTAGCCATGGCCAAGAACTGCTCTCATg AGGGAGTAGTTGCAGGAGCTAAAGCAGCTGTGTTAGCCACCATTGCCACTGCTATTCCAACT aTGGCAAGTGCAAGAATGGTGCCATGGGCAAAGGCTCATCTTAACCATACAGCTCAAGCTCTCATCGTCTCCACAA TGGCAGGAGCTGCATATTTCATAGTTGCTGACAAGACAATTCTAAAAAGTGCTAGAAGAAACTCCTTCGACAATGCTGATCAGCCATGA